GGACTCTATCCTGATGATGCGACGTATGATTCCTATTACGTAAGCAATGCAAATCTAGGTGAAATTACTTTTGAGGACCTCGATCCGGACCAATTATACAATTTAACGATTTTCGCCTCAGCAGCGTTGGATCCGCAAGTGTCCGCCTTGGGGGATTATACGATCAATGGGAATACACAGACGCTTAATGCAGCGGACAATACGAGCCAGACGATTGTCTTTAATGATATTTCACCGGATGCTTCCGGCAATATTGTTCTCGCTTGTATTGCTTCAGGGAATACCGGTGAAGCCTTTATCAATGTGATTGAGCTTACTCAGTTGCCACAGGTTACATCAAGCCAGGCCCCCGTTGCAATTGCGTACAATGATTCAGTCAATGAGGGCGTTAGTGTGGCCATCGATGTGCTGGAAAATGATACATCCATTGCCAGTGATCTGACCTCAGTCGGCCTTTCGGCGAGCGCGATTGGAGCTGGAGCATCAGGCAATAGTCGGGTTCTGGCGAATGGAGATTGGGAAGTGAATGGGGCTGGACTTGGTTTGGTTGGAACTACGGATAGTATTGTGCTTGAAACCGAAACCGTCAGCGGTGACTTCCAGGCTTTGGTAAAAGTGAATAGCTTGTCCGGAGGAACTGTGCCGCTTGCAGGCCTGGCCTTACGTGAAACAGTGAGTCCAGATTCACGGACCGTTGCGGTTGCTTCCAGTCTGACGAACAACTATCAAGTCGCCTCACGGGCCGCGACTACATCGTCTTTGACATGGACAATTTCGACAGCCAGCTATGTCTATCCGGATGCCTGGGTGTTGCTGGAGCGCATGGGTGATGATGTCCATGTGGCAGTTTCCTCCGACGGGGTGACTTTCACAGAGATCGATGTGATTGCTTTAGCAAGCCTCAGCCCAAGTGTTGAGGTGGGGATTTTCTCCAATAGTGGATCAGCAGGAGAAAATTCGCGAGCAGTCTTCTCAAACTATACGATCGTTCCACTTTGAATTTTCATTTGTTGCGAAGAAGAAGATGCTGAAAAGCTTCGATATACATTAAAGGGTACATACGAAGCCCCCGCATGTGCGGGGGCTTCTATTATTATAACGCTTAACTAAACTAACTGTTCTCAGTTAAATGCTTTTAATGGATTTATTGAACTACGGTTGCTGCGCGGAGAACGACAGAACCGATAGTGCCTTCTTTTCCATCAGGGAAAGAGGTTGTCACAGTATTCTCATTTTGGATCCATGACGGATCGATAGAGGCAATACGTGTTGTTGCAAAATCACTGTTGCCTTCGAGGCGAGATGCACTCTTTTCAACAGGCATATCGACTGGATGACCATTGAATTTTACGGAAAGCGAATAATTCGTTCCGACAGGGCGGCGGAAGCCAATACGGAGTGTGGCGTATTCTATTTCACTTGGATCTGGGACGGTGATCATTGCTTCATTCTGACCATTTGCTTCAACTGGGAATATGACTTTATTGCCATAATAAGGGATTTCGTTAACGACTTCATCTTGCGAGATCGGCTTTTTATACTCTGCAGTGATTATGAGCGCCTCACGTCCTTGTATCGTCAAGTCCTTGAGTGATTTTACCTCTTCATCAAGAACATACGGTGTGAAGTCTGCGTTGCGGCCCAAGCGTCTTACGCTGTAATGCTGAGCAAGTGGTAGGTCGAAGCTAAGGGCTTCGGGTTCCGTCCAGAGATTGTTCAAGAGGACATGTAGTTTATTACCCTCCACAAAAGCCTGAGTTTGAATATCCGGTGATCCTGATTCGACAAGCACACGACGTCCATTGAGATCGCGAAAGAATTCATAGAAATCGAGGTTGCGTGACGGTACCCACTGAGACTTGTCTTCGAAGTTGTAAGGGGTGTAGAGCGATGCATAGTATTTGGGATCCCAACTGAACGATTCCAGAAGCATAAAGGGAACCGCTTTTTGGACAGTATGCGGATGGTCCATAAAGTTCATCGTGCTTGCCAGCATGCTGCTTACGCCGTTGAAGTTCATGATCGATCGTTTCTTTACTTCCCAATCGAAACCTTCACCTGGGAAGTATTGTTGTGCAATCTCTTCGGCAATTTCATCGCCTGATTTACCATGATTTCCAGTGACGTAACCACCATGTTCACTGATTACGATAGGGACTTCTTTTCCGTGTTCGATAACCGTGTAGTTCTGCACGAGATCGAGAACACCTTCCATTGGAAGGCCGGTTTGAATCCTACCGTTGAACTCACCATCTTCAAAATTAAGGTAGTCGTAGACATGGAATGAGTAGAAATCCAAACTGGCATCCGTGTTATCAATGAATTTTTTCAGTCCATTCCATGCGCGGTAATTATGGTCATACATATAAGAAACAGACATGCACAAACCGCCGACTTCCACATCTGGAACTTGTTCATCGAAGGCTTCGTTTAATTGCATATGCCAGTCCGCAAGCTGCTGATCTCCAGCGTATGACCAGTGTGGTTCATTTACCGGCTCATAATAAGCCGGGCGGCTGAAGTCGTTGTAGTTGTTCTGAAAAACAGCGACGGCAAGTTCAACAGCTGCATCGATATTCTCGGGAAGATGATGAGCATGGTGAGCTTTTTTGGCTTCTTCACTCATGTGTTCACCCATGAATTTGGGATAAGCTTGCTGGTGTCCATGTGTGGCTACATTAAGGTTATCACCAAAGTCACGACGCATTCTCTCGCTGGGTTGAGTGCTACGTTTTGCCAAGTCAGCTTTGAGTTTTTCGATGTTGGCGTAACCCGGGCGATTCGGATCTTCTTCCACCAGTTTGTTCCAATGCGTGACACTTTGCACGGGACCAAGACTCCGTCCAAAACTAATGTTCAACTCATTGACAAGGTAATCATAAAGTTCCGGGTCTTTGACTTTATTGTCAAAGTTGGTTCCACTATCGCTGATTGCAAAATAACGCTTACGTTCCAAGTCTGAAATGCCTTGAATTTCGCGTGTGATGTGTGGATCGACTGTAATGCTGACGGTATCAGTTTTTGATTCTGTAAGCGAGGTACATCCGGCTGGTCCGAATCCAATCACGAAAAGAGTAAGACCGGTGGTAATAACTCCGAGGGGGCTTTTCTTTATTCGTTTCATATATATGGTAATGTCAGTTCCGGGGTTAGATTTGCGAAATATTTAGTGATGTTGTTTCTAAATTTTCACTGGAGGCTGATACTTTCAATGTGTCTGGAGATTTTCCGGCCTGCAGAATCATGAGACAGCGTCCGTTTTCCGTCACACATTTGTCTGATTTATAATCCTGTATGCTGTCGCATGCGCCATTGTCTATGCCTATGTTTGTGGCATCTCCATCGACTTGGAAATGAACTTCCATTTCCGTGTGGCTTACTGGCAGACCCGCTGCATCCACTAATTGTGCAACACAGTGCACGACATCGCTTGTGTCAGCGTGAATACTGTTGCGATCCACTTCTAATCTAACCGCACTTGGTTGGCTCGCTGTGCGAAGGTCATCGTTGATCTTTTCATTGATTGCGACAGCTTTTAGTGATCCCGCTTCAAAAGGCACAACCCAGCGGAAGATGCGATCTTCATTGTCACTTATACTGTGTATGCCAAGGGATTTCTCGTTGAGAAAGAGTTCTACTGATTCACAGTTTGAGTAAACTTCGACATAGATTTCTTCGCCTTCTGTGTAGTTCCAGTTTTCCCGGAGGTCGGGCCATCCCCAATAGGTCTCACGCTTGTTTTCAGGGTTTTCTGAAATAACGCCATCCTTCACAATATAGTTAGACTTGGCCAAGGGCATCGTTGTGACCTTTACCATCTTCTCATCATTCCAGAGTGATCTAAAGTAATGATAGTTTGGCTTGGCAAATCCTGCTAAATCAATGACGCCACTGTGGTTTGCTTTGACTGGCCATTTTCTAGATTCGCCGAGATAGCAGACACCAGTCCACAGGAATATTCCTGCAATGTATTCATGCTCAAGGACTGGTTTCCATTCGCTCCATTGGGCCCAGTTCTCGGAGCCAAAAATCATGTGTTTAGAATTACGTTCGCGGCAGTATTCGTAAACGCTCTGCCGATAACTGTAGCCATCGATGTCCAGGGCATCAGCATAACCGGAAAATTGTGACACAGTTGGGATGACCATGTTTGCGGTTACGGGACGTGTAGTATCCAGCTCCCGTACTCTTGTTGCAAGGCGTGCGGCAGTCTCCGCCAGGATGTGTTCGCCATGATCTGTTTCATTGAAGATACGTCTGCGCTTGGCATCATCGTAAGGAGGTTCGTGCAGGTAGTAGTCAGCTTCTTCATCATCTTCCCAATAGCCGGTTGCTGCTTCGTAGCCAGGATAAGTCCATTCTATTTCGTTACCAATGCTCCACATGACAATCGAAGGATGGTTGCGATCGCGTAGCACCATGGCCTGGATATCACGGTCAGACCACTCGGAGAAGTATCTTGTGTAGCCTTTGGTCTCTTCGTCCTCAGCCTGCTGATTGTAATTGTGGCGTTTATCCTTTGGGTTGTCCCATTCATCGAACGCTTCATCCTGGACGAGAAAGCCCATGCGATCGCAGAGATCGAGAAATTCCTCAGAGGGCGGGTTATGTGCTGTGCGGATTGCGTTACAGCCCATTTCCTGTAATAAGCGTAAGCGTCTCTCCCAGACACCAATTGGCACAGCAGCACCTACGCATCCACCTTCGTGATGCAGGCAAACTCCTTTGAACACAGTGCGTATGCCGTTAAGGAAAAATCCTTTATCCACATCATAGCGAATATGGCGTATGCCGAATACCGAATCACTTTTTTCTAGTGTTGTACCATTGCTGCTGATTTCGGTGCGGGCGGTATAGAGGTTGGGCGACTGAGTATTCCATAGCTGTGGTTGATCAATTTGGATGGTTTGTTCAAATTCTTGTGTCTGGTCGGCAGGGAGATTTACCTGAGTTTCAATTGTTCCAGCTTCATTTCCATTCGAATCAGTGAGGCTTACTTTTACTATAACATCACGGTCTTCTGCTTCTTTGTTCGACAGAGTTGTTTTGACGGAAACTTCTGCTCGTTCTGCGGTTGCAATCGGAGTGGTGATGAAGGTTCCCCATTGCGGAATGTGTACTTTGGGAACTGTGACTAGACGGACATTGCGGTAGATCCCTGAGCCTGGATACCAGCGGCAGTCGAGGTAAGCACTGCGATCCACTTTGACTGCGATGACATTATCCTGATTACCGTAATTAAGATGAGCTGTCAAATCATAGCTAAAAGGGACATAACCATAAGGACGCATGCCAAGGTAATGTCCATTGATCCAAACCTCTGCGTTGTTGTAGATACCATCAAACTCAATACGGGTAATTTGATCGCTTGCGCTGTCAGGCATTTTGAAATGTTTGCGGTACCAACCAATACCCCCGGGAAGGAAGGCAGTGGATCCACCTGCGTCTTCCTGGGTAAAAGACTGCTCTGCGCTCCAATCGTGCGGTACATTCAGTTGTCTCCAGCTGCTGTCGTCCTGGTCTGTCTTAAATGCCTCAGGGATGTCTCCTAGATGGAATAGCCAGTCTGCGTTAAAATTGAATGTGTCTTGTGACGATTTTTTATGCATTTCAGTTAATATTAATCAGTGTCTTTCAAAGGATCTATTGAGCGAACGTAGCGAGTTATTGCAGTTGGACTACTTGACTCTTTTATCTCATATCGAAACTCCCAGTCACCTTCCGTTTCGGTGTTTTTCCATGACCTCACATAGTCCACTTCAAAAATGGAAGGTAGGTGGCTGTCTTCAGGAATCCCGAGCCAGTCGAACATTGTTTCAGAATCGAAAATCATTCTTTGCGGTCCGTGCCACACGCTGTTGTCTACTTTCCTGACTAGTACGCCATCGACATAGTAGTTAATGACTTCGGGTGTCCATTCGAGCCCGAATACCCAGAAGCGATCAATCAATCGTTCGGGGGTTTTCCATGTTCCTCCAAGGCTAAAGTGCTTTGGATTATCTCTCGTTTTGAAATTGTGGAGATTCATATTGTAACTGTACTCTTTGTCGACGGCTTTGCCGCCGATTTCAAAGACGTCGATCTCCAGCCTCTGATCGATGTTCTTCTCACGATCATAGGAGGATCCGGTGAACCACCATGCGCTTGAGCCAGCAGATGCCATTGGCTTTGCTCGGATTTCGAAGTATCCATAGTTCACTGGTGTTTTTCCCACGACTGAAGCGCTGACCCAATCTTTGTAGATGGTGCCGCTATTATAAAAATCTTCTTCAGGAAGAGACGGGTCCTTGCTCATTGCCAGTTGCAGCATGCCATCGTGAACGCGAACATTGCGGGCAAGGAAACGTGCCGGTGCCCGGCCATACCAATATGGATTATGATCCCACCATTTTTTCGTATCAAGTTTGCCTTCGTTAAACTCGTCCCACAGTGGGTCGAATCTTTCCCAGTCGCCTTCGTTGTCCTGGTCAGACAAGGGGTAATCATTGTTAATACGCTCTGGAAGAGGCTTAGGAAGAGGTCCTTTGAATGTCCAGTCTCCTGAGGGGATTGGTTCGATATCCCATTTCTCTTGAAGATATGTCAGGACAGCATCGATCTGTTCGTAGACGAGGAAGCTATGATCATAAATGAGTACTTCCGATATGTCGCCATGCAGTCTTTCATTATTGTTACTTTGATTGGCAGCTATGGTAATCGGGGCCTGGATCGTATTACTGAGAATGTCATATTCAATTCGAGGTTCTGCCGCATTT
The Rubellicoccus peritrichatus DNA segment above includes these coding regions:
- a CDS encoding beta-agarase; the encoded protein is MKRIKKSPLGVITTGLTLFVIGFGPAGCTSLTESKTDTVSITVDPHITREIQGISDLERKRYFAISDSGTNFDNKVKDPELYDYLVNELNISFGRSLGPVQSVTHWNKLVEEDPNRPGYANIEKLKADLAKRSTQPSERMRRDFGDNLNVATHGHQQAYPKFMGEHMSEEAKKAHHAHHLPENIDAAVELAVAVFQNNYNDFSRPAYYEPVNEPHWSYAGDQQLADWHMQLNEAFDEQVPDVEVGGLCMSVSYMYDHNYRAWNGLKKFIDNTDASLDFYSFHVYDYLNFEDGEFNGRIQTGLPMEGVLDLVQNYTVIEHGKEVPIVISEHGGYVTGNHGKSGDEIAEEIAQQYFPGEGFDWEVKKRSIMNFNGVSSMLASTMNFMDHPHTVQKAVPFMLLESFSWDPKYYASLYTPYNFEDKSQWVPSRNLDFYEFFRDLNGRRVLVESGSPDIQTQAFVEGNKLHVLLNNLWTEPEALSFDLPLAQHYSVRRLGRNADFTPYVLDEEVKSLKDLTIQGREALIITAEYKKPISQDEVVNEIPYYGNKVIFPVEANGQNEAMITVPDPSEIEYATLRIGFRRPVGTNYSLSVKFNGHPVDMPVEKSASRLEGNSDFATTRIASIDPSWIQNENTVTTSFPDGKEGTIGSVVLRAATVVQ
- a CDS encoding sugar-binding domain-containing protein produces the protein MHKKSSQDTFNFNADWLFHLGDIPEAFKTDQDDSSWRQLNVPHDWSAEQSFTQEDAGGSTAFLPGGIGWYRKHFKMPDSASDQITRIEFDGIYNNAEVWINGHYLGMRPYGYVPFSYDLTAHLNYGNQDNVIAVKVDRSAYLDCRWYPGSGIYRNVRLVTVPKVHIPQWGTFITTPIATAERAEVSVKTTLSNKEAEDRDVIVKVSLTDSNGNEAGTIETQVNLPADQTQEFEQTIQIDQPQLWNTQSPNLYTARTEISSNGTTLEKSDSVFGIRHIRYDVDKGFFLNGIRTVFKGVCLHHEGGCVGAAVPIGVWERRLRLLQEMGCNAIRTAHNPPSEEFLDLCDRMGFLVQDEAFDEWDNPKDKRHNYNQQAEDEETKGYTRYFSEWSDRDIQAMVLRDRNHPSIVMWSIGNEIEWTYPGYEAATGYWEDDEEADYYLHEPPYDDAKRRRIFNETDHGEHILAETAARLATRVRELDTTRPVTANMVIPTVSQFSGYADALDIDGYSYRQSVYEYCRERNSKHMIFGSENWAQWSEWKPVLEHEYIAGIFLWTGVCYLGESRKWPVKANHSGVIDLAGFAKPNYHYFRSLWNDEKMVKVTTMPLAKSNYIVKDGVISENPENKRETYWGWPDLRENWNYTEGEEIYVEVYSNCESVELFLNEKSLGIHSISDNEDRIFRWVVPFEAGSLKAVAINEKINDDLRTASQPSAVRLEVDRNSIHADTSDVVHCVAQLVDAAGLPVSHTEMEVHFQVDGDATNIGIDNGACDSIQDYKSDKCVTENGRCLMILQAGKSPDTLKVSASSENLETTSLNISQI
- a CDS encoding family 16 glycosylhydrolase, yielding MNLKFVYALYLSLLFISNAMANEALAPPQKGLILELDASNDQSIEFDDDGKVKVWRDVSGSGNDAIVTSPERPEWIADGFNDEPTIRFSGKEWLELSPLNNDNSRGYSIFVVFQRNEDQVSDVGWQRLISSVDQNNPKDTKAPAFHIGTGKNSNAAEPRIEYDILSNTIQAPITIAANQSNNNERLHGDISEVLIYDHSFLVYEQIDAVLTYLQEKWDIEPIPSGDWTFKGPLPKPLPERINNDYPLSDQDNEGDWERFDPLWDEFNEGKLDTKKWWDHNPYWYGRAPARFLARNVRVHDGMLQLAMSKDPSLPEEDFYNSGTIYKDWVSASVVGKTPVNYGYFEIRAKPMASAGSSAWWFTGSSYDREKNIDQRLEIDVFEIGGKAVDKEYSYNMNLHNFKTRDNPKHFSLGGTWKTPERLIDRFWVFGLEWTPEVINYYVDGVLVRKVDNSVWHGPQRMIFDSETMFDWLGIPEDSHLPSIFEVDYVRSWKNTETEGDWEFRYEIKESSSPTAITRYVRSIDPLKDTD